The following are encoded in a window of Candidatus Binataceae bacterium genomic DNA:
- a CDS encoding HAD family hydrolase: protein MHLIVFDIDGTLTDMGTVDSECFWQTAKEIFGLPSNYPTWIEGLKDVTGLGIVAQLCEQALARKISDSEVDRFKGRLVAVLEAVVRKDTECIRALPGAAAVLTTLRSIADLKSAIATGCFLAEAELKLRRARLFDPGIPMSSCDDARSREEIMTISARKAVACYGGSFSAVTYVGDGVWDCHAAQRLGRNFIRVGSGDTAQRLLDAGAATVLPGFQPSGAFFDSMPYPTRRSVVSQVGRDGERDGKDRATRRHLTLYARRLISPHLFRPPRSSSSGKLAP from the coding sequence ATGCACCTGATCGTTTTTGACATTGATGGGACCTTGACGGACATGGGCACGGTGGACTCGGAATGCTTTTGGCAAACCGCGAAGGAAATCTTTGGGCTGCCGTCCAACTATCCCACCTGGATTGAAGGATTGAAGGACGTCACGGGTCTCGGAATCGTCGCGCAACTGTGCGAACAGGCGTTGGCTCGAAAAATTAGCGATTCTGAGGTGGATCGTTTCAAAGGTCGGCTGGTCGCCGTACTCGAAGCCGTAGTACGCAAGGACACGGAGTGTATCCGTGCACTGCCCGGGGCCGCAGCGGTGTTGACCACGCTCCGTTCGATTGCGGATCTCAAGTCCGCTATTGCGACCGGATGCTTCCTCGCTGAGGCCGAGCTGAAGCTCCGCAGAGCCAGGCTGTTCGATCCTGGTATTCCGATGTCGAGTTGCGACGATGCGCGGTCTCGCGAGGAGATCATGACGATCTCTGCTCGCAAGGCCGTCGCCTGTTATGGCGGCAGCTTCTCCGCCGTCACATACGTGGGAGACGGAGTCTGGGACTGCCATGCTGCGCAGCGTCTGGGCCGGAACTTCATCAGGGTTGGTAGCGGCGATACGGCCCAGCGATTGCTGGATGCAGGCGCAGCAACGGTGTTGCCGGGCTTCCAGCCGAGCGGTGCGTTTTTCGATTCGATGCCATATCCAACGCGGCGATCCGTCGTCAGCCAAGTGGGACGTGACGGTGAACGCGATGGAAAAGACCGCGCTACGCGTCGACACCTGACCTTGTACGCAAGGCGCCTGATTTCCCCCCACCTTTTTCGACCACCGCGAAGTTCTTCATCAGGGAAGTTGGCACCTTGA
- a CDS encoding rRNA adenine N(6)-methyltransferase family protein, whose amino-acid sequence MSAPRRTPRDERRRRLGQNFLRPEIADRIVAEADFLPGELVIELGAGLGAITIALARRQVEVVAIEIDPVWAERLRDRTREAFPDNVRVVEGDFLSLSLPSRPFRVIGSLPFGHTTDVLRRLLENPYMALERADLIVQWEVARKRAALSPSTLRSTTWLPWWEFRLGRHLTAAAFRPVPHVDSGVLIITRREPALLPPAMARLYSEFVRTHWPFDRSVSRR is encoded by the coding sequence GTGTCCGCCCCTCGGCGGACACCGCGCGACGAGCGACGACGCCGCCTCGGTCAAAATTTCCTTCGTCCCGAAATCGCTGACCGCATCGTCGCCGAAGCGGACTTTCTCCCCGGCGAGCTCGTCATCGAGCTCGGTGCCGGTCTCGGCGCAATCACTATCGCCCTGGCGAGGCGCCAGGTTGAGGTAGTCGCCATCGAGATCGACCCGGTGTGGGCCGAGCGACTGCGCGATCGTACCCGCGAGGCGTTTCCAGACAACGTGCGAGTTGTGGAAGGCGATTTTCTCTCCTTGTCCCTTCCTAGCCGGCCGTTCCGCGTGATCGGATCTCTTCCTTTCGGACATACGACCGACGTCCTTCGCCGCCTGTTAGAAAATCCGTACATGGCCCTGGAACGGGCCGATCTCATCGTGCAGTGGGAAGTGGCGCGCAAGCGCGCGGCGTTATCTCCCTCCACGCTGCGTTCCACAACGTGGTTACCCTGGTGGGAATTCCGCCTTGGTCGGCACCTAACGGCTGCAGCTTTCCGACCTGTGCCCCACGTGGACTCTGGGGTCCTAATCATCACACGGCGTGAGCCCGCGCTACTCCCGCCTGCCATGGCCCGGTTGTATAGTGAGTTCGTGCGCACTCATTGGCCGTTTGATCGGTCAGTTTCGCGACGATAA